atgaactaaaaaattattttttcttattaactttttttttatgagatttcaaaaacctttgatttttttaaaaatattttctaaaaaattttagataaaaattttttttttaattttcgtattttttaatttttaaaattttttcgttaagattttttattattttttttttttgatgaaagaaactgaaaaagtaaaatatttcattttttttaatttaaaattttttaaaatttttaattttttaaaatttaactgaaaataattttaaatttttacagagaattatttttttattaaattttttttttaaataattttttaatttttttttaaagaacaacaaatgtttaaaaataaattaaaaaaaaataattaaaaaaatcttctaacaaaattttatttttacttttaggtCACTTTACACATATTTTACTCGACGAAGCTGCTCAAGCAATGGAATGCGAAGCAATAATGCCATTAGCGCTCGCAAGTGAAAACACCCGCATCGTCTTAGCTGGCGATCACATGCAAATGTCTCCCGAAATCTTCTCCAACTTCGCCAAGGAACGTCGTTTGCACATTTCGCTACTTGAACGCTTGTACGATCACTATCCATCGGATTTCCCGTGCAAAATCCTCCTTTGTGAGAATTATCGAGCACATGAAGCCATCATCAAATACACGTCGGAGCTCTTTTACGAGCAAAAATTGGTTGCATCAGGTCGAATCccgaaacacgaaaaattctATCCGCTCACTTTTTTCACGACGCGCGGCGAAGATGTTCAGGACAAAAATTCGACGACATTTTACAACAACGCCGAAGTGTACGAAGTGGTTGAACGCGTTTGTGAGCTGCGAAAAAAATGGCCCAGTGCATggggaaaaattaatgatcaaaGTATTGGAATTATGACGCCGTATGCGGATCAAGTGTTTCGCATCAGATCCGAGCTGAGAAAACGTCGGATGGCGGGAATTAGTGTTGAAAGAGTTTTAAACGTGCAAGGAAAGCAATTTCGAGCGATTTTCTTGTCAACTGTGAGAACAAGACGAACTTGCACAAATAACAAGGACACAAATTCGAACGAGGAAGTCGATTATggatttttgagcaattcgAAATTACTCAACACAGCAATCACGCGAGCTCAAAGTCTCGTTGCTGTGGTCGGAGATCCAATTGCCCTGTGTTCGATCGGGAAATGTCGCAAAATTTGGGAACGTTTCATCGAAATTTGCAATCAAAACAAGAGTTTGTTCGGAATTACGTGGTCTCTGCTCCGTTCGCAGCTCGACGGTGTCGAATTGAAGAAAACTTACGTCTTGAATCCGCTTGCGCCGGAATTTATTCCTCGCGCGCTGCAACACGAGGCATATTTGCGACATCAAACGGACCATTACAGTCATTATCATCATCCGAATCAGTATCATCACTCGCATCAAAATCACTTTCAGAACTACCATCCGCCCCATAATTATCGCAATGCGGGAGGACCGCCGCATAACATGATGTCACATCCGAATATGCCGCCCGGCGGTATGAATCACAATCAAATTGGACCTCCGGCATACGGGAATGGGCCTGTTCCGCATGGCATGCATCCAAATTTGGGTCCGGGACATCCGCCGCCGCCGCAGGGACCAAATTCGCAACAGTTTCCTTATCAGAATCCGCTCTACTATCAAAATCAGCAAATGATTCGCGGGCCTCCGCCTAATTTGCAGGGTCCGCAACCCAATGCGGGACCTCCGATGCCCTTTAGATCGACAGGTAAGTTGActtttgagtgatttttgatgaaattttaatttggtgTCGTTTTAGGTCCCGGATTTGTGAATCAAACGCCTCCGATAAACATGATGAATCAACAACATGCGCCGCGAACAATGAATATGAATCAAAATCACATGTATCATCAACCGAATTTACTTCCTCCGAGAGGACCTCCGAATCAATTTCATCCAGGTtcgtattttttgattgactttttctccaaatttgaaaaatttcagttgaattttgaagaaaaaatttttaaattcgttaaaaatggCCAATGccctaatgcaaatttaaattttttacccaatgcaaatttaaaaaaaattccccaatgcaaattttaatgttcTAATTcatattctaaattaaattgttttaaacaaaaaataaaaaattcgtaaattttaaaaaaacttcattattttttgttaaaaaaaaattacaaaaattttacaatatctttaaaataggaaataattttttgtcaaaaagaaaaaaaattatatttaaaaaattaatttttttttttctttttggagatgacattttttttatcttattgaAACTGACTTTTATTGAaatacttgaaataaaaaaaaaaaaaaattaaaaattttcgaaaaataaaataataaataaaaatttttgttaaataaatgaaaactttaaaagaaatatctttaaaagttataaataattttttttattttaattcaattaataaaaaaaattaattgaaaatttaaatttcacaaaaattttttttcaatttttatttcaaaacttctttcgaatttaatcaattaattatgttaatttttatttaacgctatttttttaattttaaaaaatgatttttttaaaaattttttttttaaattaggtatttaagaaaaaaaataagataatttgaaaactttaaagaattaataaaataataataaaaaataaaaaaaaaaaaaaaaaaaataaaaaaaatatttttattttattttaattttttttttcatttttttataaacttttcaatttgttttattttaatttttgaaaaacattttaatttaaaaaagtatttaattaaaaaatttttattttccattttctttataaaaaaattttttttttcaagctgaaaaatattttaagaaatttttttatttttatttttaatttttcatttcattttttttttaatttttgaaaaatattttaatttaaaaaattatttaattcaaaaatttttatttttcattttcttcataaaaaataatttttttcaagcttaaaaatattttaacaaattttaaaaattaaaaaagaaaattttaaattaaaaaaaaaaaattaataaaattgtgaagaaattttttttttttgaagaaggcttttgaaaacaattgatataatttttccgaattttttttaaagaaaattattttctaattttagaattacAAGTTCCTCCCGTTCAAAATGTTCGTAACCAATTACCGCCTCCGCAACAACCTCCCTTACGAAGTCCCGGATCTCACAATCTCCAAATGCCTTACGGAATGCAAAAGACACAACAGGCGCCTTAtttgccgccgccgccgcaaCAACAAACGCCCAATCAAATGTTCGCGCCATCCCAACAAAACGCATTGCCGCCCAATTTACGTCAATCCGCAGCGCCGCAAATGAGTCCGGCACCTCCGTACGCCCAGCATTTCAACCAAGAGCATCACATTGGAGCTCCCTTGCCGAACGACATCCTGAACTCGATGCGAAATAACGCCGCTGTGGCCCAGCAACAAGTCGTTCAGCAAAAAATGCCGTATCCGTCACTCGATCAACAAGCATCGCAGGCACGTCATGTCGAGAACAAAGATTTTACTTTTCTCCAAAATGTACATTTTCCCGAAAAATTGCCGCAAATTCAACAACAACCCCCGTCGCATGTTCATCAAAGTCATTTGTCGTCGCAACAACAGCTTCAGCCCCATCATGGCGCTTCGCAAAATCATCTTCATTCGAATTTCGGAGGAAGTCACACGAGCGATTTAAGTAGTCTTTTGCCGCCGAACATGAGTTTTTACGAAATGGCGCTCGAATCGAAGGATATTCAGCTGAAATGGTTCCTTCGCTTGATGGAAACGCAAGGAATCGAAGCAGCCAATAAATTTACGGAAATTTTGAGACAAGTCCCGAATCTCATGTCGAATTCCGGCATGAATAATCATCAACAGCAACCGATGATGCCACAAAAAACGGAATCTGCCAACGATTTGGAGCTCGATaactttttcgataatttgccGCAACCCTTGCTGAAAGACATTCTCGGCTTATCGACAAGTAACGCACCGAATTTGGGTTCAACAGCATCTCACGGAACGGGTTTGGGTTCTTCACATCTCCTCGGAAACGGAATTATGGGAAGTCATTCGTCCAAAAGTAGCGTCGACAGCGAATTAAAGGATTCGCATCAATCGGTGCCGCTTTATCGACGTCAAGCAGGGCAAAGTTACAGCAGTAGCATGGCATCATCGACCTCCGCATCGacaaaaaatcactcaatTGCGTCATCGACACCCGACATTCTCGAGACAAACTTTTTCGAGtcgattgaaaaattatcgcaAAATTTCACGACGTCACTTTTCAATCAGCAAACCTTCAATAACGACCATAATGGCTTCCAAGCAGGCCTTCCGCCATTACAGCAACTTCTGAATCAAGCGAATTCGCAATTTTCGCATCATCCCGCGAATAGTCAGCAACAACCACGTATGATGAACATGGGAAGTCATCAAATGTCGAGTCAAAatgtgcagcagcagcagcaacaacgcgCCAACGAATCTGTCGAGGAAATGCTTAATCGTCACAATTCGACGACATATGCGAGCGTTTTGAGTGGCGCGGGCGCAGGTAAGCAACCGTCAGCGAATAATCATGGGAAAGAGGATCCGGATAAAGATCCATTTACTGCTAATTTGTGTGCTTCTCGCAAAAGTAATggattttacaattattttcaataaaataatgttaaatgatagagaaaaaacaagaaaaaaacataaaaaataaacattaatgtTAGAAATTAGTTCATAAacgtaaaattataaaagaaaaaaaaaataaaaattataacattaattaatataatattcagATGTATACCCaagatcaataaaataatgaatttaaatccGTAAGAaagtttgtaataaaaaaaaaatgtttgattttcATCTATACtatagaataataataataaaaaaaatatattaaaaatcataaaaaaataaaaaaaaattattaaaaaaaatttttaaaaataatttccatatttaattaaatattattcaaattaattattaaaaataatcaaattaaaaaaaaaaaaaatatataaaaatacaatttttcctttaatttttctaaattgaataaaactatcatgtttaaatttttataattaattaattaataattaatttttataataattattaattttcaaaatgcttcgtttaaattcattgaaatagattttactaaattgagacaattttcataaaaaataatagaacctaaattttttttaaataaataaatttttaaatattaaaaaaaatattaaaaaataattttcatatttaatttaatattattcaaactaaatattaactaattaaaaaaaaaatacaaaaaaaatgaaattatttttttctaaattattaaaaaaccaacatgtttaaatttttatataatttgtttaagtttgcaacatatataattatttaatttacaaaaaatatatgctTGGTTCGAATTAAttagaatatatttttaaacatgatttttttttattcaaaataataaattttttaaaattaataaatttttaattagcaaaaaattttaaattaattgaaatagattttactaaattgagacaattttcataaaaaataatagaacctaaattttttttaaataaataaatttttaaatattaaaaaaaatattaaaaaatattttcatatttaatttaataattcaaactaaatattaactaatttgaaattattttttttaaaattacatgtttaaatttttattaatttgtttagtttgcaacatatataattaaatttacaaaaaatataaattttaaatatattgaaatttttaattagcaaaaaattttaaattattgaaaaataaaaaaaaataattttttgacaaaaaaaaaaaatatatttatgagCACTATTATAACtgattaacattattttttttattcacaataaaaattaaaaataaaattaaaaaaaaataataaacaacactgcactttttgcttttaataatatttaaagacagaaaaaatatttaaaaaaatatatatgatggcATTGTactaattatatattattatataataaattttgtagacAAGTTTGGAAAAACACGTACTcttgataaaacaaaaaaaaaaaatattcgtaaaacttattatggaaaattaaaaaaaaaaattataaaaataaaaaaaaaatatataaaaaatatttcccctGAATTGTGgtataaaatatatacatttctaaccatttattaaaaactatttatactcgactaaaaaataaaaaaaaaaaataaaaattacagaaaaataaatttagatcttaaaacaattaaattgtgaaaacaaaaaaaaacttaaaaatgaattaaaataaaatagaattgtTAGTGGTAATAAATGTATAtatgtctaaaaattttctaaatttcgtagcataaaaaaaaatttttaaaataaaaggaaaaaaataaattacttttattccAATAGTAACACTAAACATGAAAAAGCAGTCCTTATTAAATAACTTATAGTTTatcccataaaaaaataaataaataataatattaaaaaagcaaaataacacaacatatatattgctagtttttatgatgaagctatttttatttataaactagAAATATATCAACAAATTcttgtcttaaaaaaaataaataaataaacaaaaaatgatgattaatttagacacttaaaaaatatataaacattaagtataaataaaataataaaaaaaaaaattaaaaaatccattgcattgaaacaaaaatttacacaaaaaaagaaaactttcaatgcagtgtcaaaaaaaattattaaaaaaataaaaatttaaaaaaacaaaaaaaatatataaaaatctgACGATAGAGGCTGTTGTTTGTGTCgttgaataaaaatccaaaaattcaaatctatgttatataatataatatttaataatgaatATATAATCTatgttaatataaaaaaaaatatttgaaaaaaaaaataaaaaaatcttataaaaaaataaacacttaaaaaacaagaaaaacagaaaactaatattaacattatattattatgattattgatTAACATAAAGAGAAtggatctttttttaaatgaaaaaggtTAGGAGAGTGTCTTGAATAATGTTGAACGGAAGTTAATTGGaattgttttgttaaaataaacattaatttattattatttttcattaatttcattaataaaagtaaaatattttaatgtttatgaaCGAAACAAA
The sequence above is drawn from the Culicoides brevitarsis isolate CSIRO-B50_1 chromosome 1, AGI_CSIRO_Cbre_v1, whole genome shotgun sequence genome and encodes:
- the LOC134828175 gene encoding probable helicase with zinc finger domain — encoded protein: MEEETLERAFRAFLDQKDLKSAATAFDEVMSKKNCPSDAMNTALLGRSMVCFESKEYKEVLSYTNQLVNSLRNAKNTELTVCLARNFSVRASVLLKDPEPLMQDAKKLVETLKSLEQSDKLTSLATKIDEILDKSTNEQLKSVFSKEHEEIGDICKEIHDILVTELPLDEHTKWLRKRETTQNGETKEENLAKKVETALTVNEVDEKSSESNSCTYCGISFSDKTELRLHCQTQEHQNVLMSDEGREWKWRPPPRGHSAESYSLCDNFVENAICHYGNQCADAHGTDELNEWKERLEYRKTRLQRARETELYGKTYTEQLLDKWYSASSPEKVMKEKIEGVDESCSSELVTTVSSKTSKREWVFMLRTKKSIKAVALMQDLHRNHFVIKQILPADVRAKKGGKEAELTSDQEWVAPATENKPETENTTVNLEHRVKIVFSTDIYGTFRQSVVFDFGTEPVLVKHICVDVIPVTDADKIQEIKKEIVNTTAERWCEDNADVVYYQQTSGAHLQNAQYLADVAREKDLFERYPCPRASTFVLTQTTITEKKLTRHNYRSRMHELLYVEEIARYEQIARYNLTASLKITTNYLLTPSGMATSTAKYSHSGELFALMNLSKDVSEDTSAGRLILNNCASVYVSSKDPPPAGEKRKIYEAVIEDKGKNMIYLKLSAAAVTGLGLKPDTEFTGDIQFLPNRLSYCEWHQAIDKITDYKIIFPETTVEPSIPWTPTRQWDSTLDPKLNAKQKEAIMAITTDMKYALPPILLIGPFGTGKTFTLAQAIKQLLLQPDARILICTHSNSAADLYIKDYLHPWVEAGCEEARPLRVYYHKRWVATVNNIVQKYCLIDLNVNMRNFRRPSAEDILKHRIVVVTLSISMELASLDLPKGHFTHILLDEAAQAMECEAIMPLALASENTRIVLAGDHMQMSPEIFSNFAKERRLHISLLERLYDHYPSDFPCKILLCENYRAHEAIIKYTSELFYEQKLVASGRIPKHEKFYPLTFFTTRGEDVQDKNSTTFYNNAEVYEVVERVCELRKKWPSAWGKINDQSIGIMTPYADQVFRIRSELRKRRMAGISVERVLNVQGKQFRAIFLSTVRTRRTCTNNKDTNSNEEVDYGFLSNSKLLNTAITRAQSLVAVVGDPIALCSIGKCRKIWERFIEICNQNKSLFGITWSLLRSQLDGVELKKTYVLNPLAPEFIPRALQHEAYLRHQTDHYSHYHHPNQYHHSHQNHFQNYHPPHNYRNAGGPPHNMMSHPNMPPGGMNHNQIGPPAYGNGPVPHGMHPNLGPGHPPPPQGPNSQQFPYQNPLYYQNQQMIRGPPPNLQGPQPNAGPPMPFRSTGPGFVNQTPPINMMNQQHAPRTMNMNQNHMYHQPNLLPPRGPPNQFHPELQVPPVQNVRNQLPPPQQPPLRSPGSHNLQMPYGMQKTQQAPYLPPPPQQQTPNQMFAPSQQNALPPNLRQSAAPQMSPAPPYAQHFNQEHHIGAPLPNDILNSMRNNAAVAQQQVVQQKMPYPSLDQQASQARHVENKDFTFLQNVHFPEKLPQIQQQPPSHVHQSHLSSQQQLQPHHGASQNHLHSNFGGSHTSDLSSLLPPNMSFYEMALESKDIQLKWFLRLMETQGIEAANKFTEILRQVPNLMSNSGMNNHQQQPMMPQKTESANDLELDNFFDNLPQPLLKDILGLSTSNAPNLGSTASHGTGLGSSHLLGNGIMGSHSSKSSVDSELKDSHQSVPLYRRQAGQSYSSSMASSTSASTKNHSIASSTPDILETNFFESIEKLSQNFTTSLFNQQTFNNDHNGFQAGLPPLQQLLNQANSQFSHHPANSQQQPRMMNMGSHQMSSQNVQQQQQQRANESVEEMLNRHNSTTYASVLSGAGAGKQPSANNHGKEDPDKDPFTANLCASRKSNGFYNYFQ